The Victivallis sp. Marseille-Q1083 DNA window CCAGCGTTATGGCGTAATCGCCTTCCGACGGCGTGCCGTGAACGATGCCGCCGACCCGCAGGAGCAGGCCGTAATTGGGCCGGTCCATATAAAGCCAGCGCCGCACCTCGTCGGTGATATCGATGTTGTAAGTTTCCGCCTCCGGGTCGATGGTCCAGGCGGTGCCGCCGGCCCAGTCGAGGCTGTTGTCGATGTTGTAATATTTGTTGCGGTCGAGCGGCCAGCTTGTCCGGCCGTCGCTGAATTGCCAGTCGGCCCGTTCGTTCCAGGCCTGGCGGAGCGCGGCAAGTTCCAGCGGGGGCAGCGGACCCTTGCCGCCCTTGATCCGCAGGGAGCCGGACAGCGTCGCCCGACCGACATCACCGGCCGCCGCCGCATCCAGGCCGGACAGGTCGAATCGGATCAGTCCGCGGCTGGCCCGGTCATTGGCCAGCTTGACAATTTCCAGCCGGTTGGCGGCAAACGGCGCTTGCGACGAAACGGTTCCATACAATTCCGGCTGCAGCGCGGTCCGGACGGCGTCGCCGGCCCGGCAGAGGCCGGTCATGCCCAGTAGACAGCTCAATACAATCGCTTTGCCCGTCATAATCATCCTTTCTGTAAAGCGGCGTGGGGATCATACCCGGCGGAGTACTCAAAACCATCCGGAAGAGTCGTATTTCCGGATGGCTGGTTCAGGTTCGGCCGATCAGTTGCTGGTGGTTTCCTTGTTGTAGCACCACATCGAATAATCGCCGCCGTAATAGCTCAACACATAGTGCATCCGCAGTTCTTTGTAAAAATCGACGTGGCCGTCGGCGAAACCGATGTTGGTGCCGCCATGCCGCGCCGAAGCGCCCTGACCGCCGACATCCATCTGGTCCCAGGTGTACATGACCAATGTCCAGTAGCTGGATTTGTTGACCGTTCCGTCGACGAAAACGCCTTTGGTGCTCGGACTGATGATCGACGACATCTTGTAACCGGCGTTGCCGCCACTGATATCATTCTCCGTCATATGGTTCTTGGCGTAGGAAAAGGCCGGCCGGGTGCTTTCCACCGGACAGTGGAAGATCTGGTTGTCTTCCCAGGCCATGTTGTCACCCGCTTTGCCGCTGTTCGGGTCGACCGAACCGGTATACGGCCACAGTTGCGCGGTCCACCAGTCTTCGGCCACGCCATAAGCGCCGTCGCGCCACCGCCAGGTCAATACCATGTAGTCGTCATAGTCGTTGGAATACATGATGTTGGCCAGGCCGATCTGTTTGAGGTTGCTGATGCATTTGACCTGCTGCGCCTTGGCCTTGGCCTTGCCCAGAGCCGGCAGCAACATGCTGGCCAGGATTGCAATGATTGCAATCACGACCAACAGTTCGATCAGTGTGAATTTCTTGTTCGTCATCTTTCTACTCCTTGGATTTGTGGTTGGTTCAGTGATATTGGGGATAGAATGTCGTTTCTGGTATAAATCGGCTCCAGCTTCAGCGGCCGGCATGACGAAATGGTTTCCCGTTCGTGAATCCGCAGATCGATATAGTTGATCAGGCAGAAATCCTGGCTGCTCGATTTCTGCAGCAGAAACTGCCAGCTCATTTCCGAAATGGCCTGAACGTTGTTGTCAACGAAGGTCGGCTGCGGATAGAGATTCTCGGTGCCGATTTCCTCCGAAGCGATCACCGAGACGTCCTCGCCGATTCCGATGCCTTCCTTCATGCAGTAACGGTACAGCAGCGGCAGGCAAAGCGAGTGGACGATGATCGCCGTCGGCGCGTGCCCGCTGTGAAACAAGCCGTCCAAGCGCCGGAACAACACCTCTTCCTCACAGGAATAATGAACCGCCCATTCCGGATAAACCGGCAGCGCCTGTTCGGCCATCGTCCGGTAGTAGCTTTCACGCCACAGCAGCGCGATCTGCCACGGGAACCCCAGATCCACCGCATGAATGTAGGCAATGCGCCGATGACCGCGTTCGAACAGGTATTTTAGCTGCAGTTCAATCAGGTTCGGCGGGTCGATGACCGCCGGCCCCTGCGACGGCCGGTAGCGCGGCAGGACGACGACATTGTGAACGTTGCGGCTGTTGAACTCCTTGACGATTTCGTCGTTGGCCGGCAGCAACAGAAAAGCCTGGCGGATCTTTTTTTCTTCGATCAATTGGACGTACGCCGAAATTGTCGCGTAATAATTGACGTGGTGGAGGCGCATCGCGTAATTGTATTCGGTCCCCTGGGCGATCAGATGATTGACCAGCAAGGAGGCAAACGAGCGGGGATCGCGCAGATAATTGATCTCGCTGCAGGCGACGATGTCGACAATCCGATCCTGTTCCGGCAGTTCCGCTTCCAGATCGAGGGTGGTCCGGTAGATGCCGGAACGTTTGCGCGTTTCCAGCAACTGGCGGGCCACCAGGTCGCCGATGGCGTTTTCGATGACACACCGGCCGAGTCCGCTCTCT harbors:
- a CDS encoding substrate-binding domain-containing protein, encoding MGLREKKRLKAEQYVQGLFHSLNHGEALPPIRTMVEESGLGRCVIENAIGDLVARQLLETRKRSGIYRTTLDLEAELPEQDRIVDIVACSEINYLRDPRSFASLLVNHLIAQGTEYNYAMRLHHVNYYATISAYVQLIEEKKIRQAFLLLPANDEIVKEFNSRNVHNVVVLPRYRPSQGPAVIDPPNLIELQLKYLFERGHRRIAYIHAVDLGFPWQIALLWRESYYRTMAEQALPVYPEWAVHYSCEEEVLFRRLDGLFHSGHAPTAIIVHSLCLPLLYRYCMKEGIGIGEDVSVIASEEIGTENLYPQPTFVDNNVQAISEMSWQFLLQKSSSQDFCLINYIDLRIHERETISSCRPLKLEPIYTRNDILSPISLNQPQIQGVER
- a CDS encoding prepilin-type N-terminal cleavage/methylation domain-containing protein, encoding MTNKKFTLIELLVVIAIIAILASMLLPALGKAKAKAQQVKCISNLKQIGLANIMYSNDYDDYMVLTWRWRDGAYGVAEDWWTAQLWPYTGSVDPNSGKAGDNMAWEDNQIFHCPVESTRPAFSYAKNHMTENDISGGNAGYKMSSIISPSTKGVFVDGTVNKSSYWTLVMYTWDQMDVGGQGASARHGGTNIGFADGHVDFYKELRMHYVLSYYGGDYSMWCYNKETTSN